The genomic window AGCTGGAGCAACACCTCAAAGGCAATTTAATGACGACATGACAATGTATGTAAATCAAGAACTGCATGTGGGTTTATTTTACACTTGAGAAAACAGTGGATTTAATTGTGTGAACCAAAATGTACTGTACAATATTAATGATAAAACATCAAAATGTATAATTCATAGTGCAttgcttgctttatttttatttatttattttttttgtcagatAGTTCCTTTAAGTACATGCATCTGGAAAGATGCAGGTGCCAGTAAAATTCCTCTATTTATATCAAGCTGCAGGAACTAAATTTTATTCAAAAAGTGTGGTTTTACATTATATACACAGAAATTGAATATAAAATGACAATATAAAAAGTTAAAAGAGAAAGCATACAGCCAGAAGGTACAAAGAAAGTTGAACAGTTTAAAATGGTACGATATGtaacatgtatttttttaagctgaTGCTGGCAATTTACAAGGAACAGAATCCAACATTTGCcccattttttttgttttcatttaccAATGCAGCACACTATAGAAAGGTCAGCTTGTACCAAAGCTTAACATTTGTAAATAACTATAAACTGCagtattttacagaaaaaaaaaaataaaggaaagaaaagagcatttttacatttgttttaaataacagcttgcatactttttttttttccttttgccaaaAAGTGgcaattctcagcatccagagGGTTTGGGCATAGTGGCGaattggtttgcttgtttttttaatcattatttAACTTATACAGTTGTGGCTTCCTAACCCCTTGAGTACTACACAGCTCTCCTTCTTCCAAGGACTGCATGCACAATATCTTCACAAACCAgttctgcatttaaaaaaaaaaagctcattcattaaaaaaaaaagtcctgctTCCGACATAGCTTTTATTTGAATGAAATGCCTTTAAgccttttgttttattttgtttctccttatttacttatttagtcactgggaaaggcacagaaaTGCTATTACAGTTCTCAGAGGGTTAAAACTTGACACTACCAGGTTCTGTGACCTTTATTGTCATGGCAACTTTGTAATTTTAGGATGTCTCTTTATCATTGTTCTTTGTGTCTTTCTTTACGGCTAAATTAATGTCTCTCAATAGTGTCTCCCACTATATTCTACAAAAGATAGCTTAACATCAAGGACAGATGTTGAAAATAAAGGTCAGACTTTGactcacaaaaaataaaaacagaaacaaaaaaataaccaTGCACAGATCAGACAAAGAGCATATAAATATAACTACAAAATAAGTGTAAGAAAAACCAAGGTCCAGATAGGCAGTTCAGCAACAAAAGTAAGACTGATTTCAGAGGCTCAGGTCAGGCCTAGTGCAGTACTATGAAGAAGTTTAGTGCAATGTTCCTGTGGTCACTTGCATACCTGGCTGCTTACCTGGACGCTATTGTTTTTCTAACTCAGTTACATAGATCAGATGGTCCTCTGGGGACTTGCCATGTGTTTTACTAAGGTGCAGTTTGACTGCATGCTTGCTTGCAAAAGTTCGGTTACAGAGCTTACATTGGAATGTGGAGCCTAAGTCCTCCTCGGCAATTCCAAGTGAGCCCAAAGTCTTGTTTGTGAGGACTTTTGAAACATTCTGCTGTTCTTGAATCTGATTAAGTGGCAACTTTGACAGATCCTTCAAACTAAACCCTAGGTGTGTCTCTAAGTGACTTATGTATGTAGAAGCAGTCCTGAACTGAGAGGCACAATCAttgcaaaagaaaacaggatGTCCTGTGTCCAAGTTCTTTAAAAATTTAGTTCCACCTGTCCTCCTTAACTGATACTTCACATTGGCCAGCCAGTGGCTAATTGTGGTCATGGAAAGACCAGTAAACTTAGAGATGTGTACCCGCTCTTGTGGACCTAGGTCCGACATAATGTATTTGCCTTCTGGGGTCTCCCTCAAGCTGGAAGCAAACTGGGCTTGAAGGATCAGAAGATGCTGAGGGTTCCAGTTGGACTGCCTGCCCTTCCTCTTGTGTACTGGTGACAGTTCATCCAGAGCTTCCTCAAAGCTGCTCCCATCAGCATCAGACTTCTCTGACACGGTAGAGGGAGTTGAAGACTTGGGTGTCAAACGCCCTGTGAGGTTCTTCACCATATCGGAAATATCCAGCAGGGCACTCTCCCTCAGCGGGGATGAGGCAGAGTCAGCCACACTGGAAACAAGAGGCTTGTTTTTGGACTTGGTTAAATCAATAGGTTGATCGCTGTTCTCATAGTAATACCGGTCAATAGCGTCAGCCTGCTTGACTGGAGTGGTTGGGTAAATGGGTTTGTCCAACATGCTGTTACTAATTTTGTACAGCATGGCCAAAGGGTCCAGAGAGGGGCTTACCGGCTTAGAAATTTTGCCTAAGTGGGTATTCATAATGGACTGTAAAGCGCTCAATGGATTAATGAAGGATGGCTCAGGTGAATGATCTGTGATAATTCCTAAATTGTTACAGCCATTTGCAACCTTTGTTTTAAGTGGCTCTGTACCATTTGGTGTATGTGCTTCTGCTGGACTATCCTTTTTGACCTTCTGAACTTCAGACTCAGAGCTTTTCTTTGGCTGCTGTTTGTTATTCATTTCTTCGGCTTTTGGGAAGTCCTTGTTTTCTTTAGCAGCAGGTGACATGGGTTTAACTGGAGaactcttctccttctccaaaggcttctcttccttcttcacGTTGATTTTACCGGTAACTTTCTCCACTAGCTCCTCCATAGCAGATACATTGCTCTTGTGAGGTGGGGGTGTGAGATTGCCTGGGGAATGGATGAGTGCGTTGTGTTCTGACGACAGCGATTTCACACTGCTCGCATAGGACGGCTGCATTTGAACGCTCTGCACCGTGGGCTGAAGGGGTTTGACTGTCCCCGGGAGCTGGTAAGCTGCATGGATACTGGGATATCCTCCCCAGGAAGGGGCTCCGTTCTGGGCTTTGCTGATGGCTGTTGTCACTGTGTTCTCCAGGGATTTCAGTATGTCTATTCCACCTTTAGGACTATCATCTAGGTCCTCCTCTCTGAGGTATTGATACAAAGTTGTTGGCTCAAATTTCTCTGTAGAGTCCTCACTCTCTTCTTTaatctttttctctgtttcagtgaccaccagcttttccttctctaagtccttcttttcctcCGAGTTTGTGGAGCCCGCTGGGGAATCGGGCTGCTTTTTAATGTTGGAGGCTGGTAGCCTTGTATGGGTGGTGGGTGGAAGAGGTATAGACTGTATTTTCTCCTCCACCACTGGGTCCAACACTAGCTGTTTGCCTTTTTTGGAAGCAGAATTGGTCACCTTCAAGAAATGACCGGTGACCATCATGTGAGCAGTGAGCTGCTGCAAAGTATCATGGGAACTGCCACATTCCATGCATTTCAGTATTTGGGCTTTGCGTGCCTCAAACTGCCAAGTGTAGCTAGCACCATTTTGATAGCCATAGCGGTTGTTCGGAGTCACATAGGGGTTGGCAGTTTTCTGATCCTTTGCAGACTCACCCAGTGAAGCTTCTGCCGTGATCCCTGTTGGCTCAGGTGAACAAGGGGAAGCCAAGTCCTGAAGTGCTCGCTTTTTGGTAGAAGGGACCAATTTGGTG from Agelaius phoeniceus isolate bAgePho1 chromosome 1, bAgePho1.hap1, whole genome shotgun sequence includes these protein-coding regions:
- the TSHZ1 gene encoding teashirt homolog 1 isoform X2; the protein is MFLSSQHYSYVPEEELKAAEIDEDSVEDDGLSLDIQENEYLCNEEAEIKEAQSYQNSPVSTATNQDAGYGSPFSENSDQLAHFKSTSSKEEKEDPQCTDNVSYPQDSLAQIKAVYANLLSETCWSSLALDLKKSNPTTSNNGISQNENMTSTDTNANSQSTCTTSTNTSTSTTTSSTSNSNSNSGGSGYDWHQAALAKTLQQTSSYGLLPEPSLFSTVQLYRQNNKLYGSVFTGASKFRCKDCSAAYDTLVELTVHMNETGHYRDDNRDKEADKTKRWSKPRKRSLMEMEGKEDAQKVLKCMYCGHSFESLQDLSVHMIKTKHYQKVPLKEPVPAITKLVPSTKKRALQDLASPCSPEPTGITAEASLGESAKDQKTANPYVTPNNRYGYQNGASYTWQFEARKAQILKCMECGSSHDTLQQLTAHMMVTGHFLKVTNSASKKGKQLVLDPVVEEKIQSIPLPPTTHTRLPASNIKKQPDSPAGSTNSEEKKDLEKEKLVVTETEKKIKEESEDSTEKFEPTTLYQYLREEDLDDSPKGGIDILKSLENTVTTAISKAQNGAPSWGGYPSIHAAYQLPGTVKPLQPTVQSVQMQPSYASSVKSLSSEHNALIHSPGNLTPPPHKSNVSAMEELVEKVTGKINVKKEEKPLEKEKSSPVKPMSPAAKENKDFPKAEEMNNKQQPKKSSESEVQKVKKDSPAEAHTPNGTEPLKTKVANGCNNLGIITDHSPEPSFINPLSALQSIMNTHLGKISKPVSPSLDPLAMLYKISNSMLDKPIYPTTPVKQADAIDRYYYENSDQPIDLTKSKNKPLVSSVADSASSPLRESALLDISDMVKNLTGRLTPKSSTPSTVSEKSDADGSSFEEALDELSPVHKRKGRQSNWNPQHLLILQAQFASSLRETPEGKYIMSDLGPQERVHISKFTGLSMTTISHWLANVKYQLRRTGGTKFLKNLDTGHPVFFCNDCASQFRTASTYISHLETHLGFSLKDLSKLPLNQIQEQQNVSKVLTNKTLGSLGIAEEDLGSTFQCKLCNRTFASKHAVKLHLSKTHGKSPEDHLIYVTELEKQ
- the TSHZ1 gene encoding teashirt homolog 1 isoform X1; translation: MPRRKQQAPRRSAAYVPEEELKAAEIDEDSVEDDGLSLDIQENEYLCNEEAEIKEAQSYQNSPVSTATNQDAGYGSPFSENSDQLAHFKSTSSKEEKEDPQCTDNVSYPQDSLAQIKAVYANLLSETCWSSLALDLKKSNPTTSNNGISQNENMTSTDTNANSQSTCTTSTNTSTSTTTSSTSNSNSNSGGSGYDWHQAALAKTLQQTSSYGLLPEPSLFSTVQLYRQNNKLYGSVFTGASKFRCKDCSAAYDTLVELTVHMNETGHYRDDNRDKEADKTKRWSKPRKRSLMEMEGKEDAQKVLKCMYCGHSFESLQDLSVHMIKTKHYQKVPLKEPVPAITKLVPSTKKRALQDLASPCSPEPTGITAEASLGESAKDQKTANPYVTPNNRYGYQNGASYTWQFEARKAQILKCMECGSSHDTLQQLTAHMMVTGHFLKVTNSASKKGKQLVLDPVVEEKIQSIPLPPTTHTRLPASNIKKQPDSPAGSTNSEEKKDLEKEKLVVTETEKKIKEESEDSTEKFEPTTLYQYLREEDLDDSPKGGIDILKSLENTVTTAISKAQNGAPSWGGYPSIHAAYQLPGTVKPLQPTVQSVQMQPSYASSVKSLSSEHNALIHSPGNLTPPPHKSNVSAMEELVEKVTGKINVKKEEKPLEKEKSSPVKPMSPAAKENKDFPKAEEMNNKQQPKKSSESEVQKVKKDSPAEAHTPNGTEPLKTKVANGCNNLGIITDHSPEPSFINPLSALQSIMNTHLGKISKPVSPSLDPLAMLYKISNSMLDKPIYPTTPVKQADAIDRYYYENSDQPIDLTKSKNKPLVSSVADSASSPLRESALLDISDMVKNLTGRLTPKSSTPSTVSEKSDADGSSFEEALDELSPVHKRKGRQSNWNPQHLLILQAQFASSLRETPEGKYIMSDLGPQERVHISKFTGLSMTTISHWLANVKYQLRRTGGTKFLKNLDTGHPVFFCNDCASQFRTASTYISHLETHLGFSLKDLSKLPLNQIQEQQNVSKVLTNKTLGSLGIAEEDLGSTFQCKLCNRTFASKHAVKLHLSKTHGKSPEDHLIYVTELEKQ